In Desulfobacterales bacterium, the genomic stretch CGTTCATTTGGGACAGCGAAGCATACTGGCGCTATTCGAGCAGGCCCAAATGGGCGAAGATGAGGTGCTGGTGAACGCTTACCGGCCATTTATCCGTAACTGTGCAGCCCGGAAAGCACGTAATTCACCCCATAGTAGGTGAACATCACCGAGGCAAAGCCGATGATGGCAAACCAGGCGACTCTCTGCCCGGCCCAGCCCCTGGTAAAACGAAAATGCAGGGCCGCGGCATAAACAAACCAGGTGACCAGGGACCAGGTCTCTTTCGGGTCCCAGCTCCAGTAGGTGCCCCAGGCGGAGTTTGCCCATACCGCACCGCTGATTATGCCGGCCGTCAACCAGAAAAAGCCGAAAACAAGGGTCTTGTGAATTATGTCCTCAATAACCTTCAGGCAAGGCAACTGGGCCAGGAGCTTGCCGGCCTTGCGCCTTGATTCCGCCCTGTTCTTCAACAGGTACATTGCGCCAAGCCCGCAGGCCACCGCAAAGGCGGCATAGCCGATAAAACAGGTAACCACGTGGGCGATGAGCCAGTTGCTTTGCAGGGCCGGTACCAGGGGGGTGATCGCCGGATTTTTCATTTCAGCCAGGATCATGGCCAGCGCGGCAAAGGGCATGGCAAAGGCGCCGAGGAAGCGGTTTTTATATCTATATTCCAGCCACAGGTAGAAAAGGGCAATGGACCAGGCAAAAAAGACCAGTGACTCGTACATGTTTGACAGGGGCGCATAGCCAATCCCCATCTGGTGCGATTCAACCCACCTGAGAGCGATCCCGGCGGTATTTATCAGCAGGGCGACCAGGGTCGCCGTTGTCGCCGCCAGGCCCAGTTTCCCGGCCCGGAAAACAAAAAGGGCCACATAGAGAACCGCGGCCAGGAGGTAGGCAAAGGTTGTAACACCTAAAAGCAATGAACTGTCCATGGGATACCTCGCATCAATTGGTGTCTGTCCGGATGAAAAAGGTCAGGCCCCGCCACGGGAGGCTGGCCCAGATCACCTGGTCGGCATTTCGTTCTGAATGGCAGTTACAAGGTCAGTTCTTCGTTTCAGCCGAACAGGAGCATAGCGACGTTTTTCAACTTCCCGCCGGGTTGAGCGTACCAGCCTCTCCAGGCAGTTGCCGAGCGCCTCCAGATAATTGCTCCCCTGGCCCAGGACCACAATCTGCCCGGACCTTCTCAGCTTGGCCATGATCCGGCAACGTTTATCCACGCCCCCTTTGGGTCCGTTTATATCAAAAAAACGGACCTTCACCCGCGAGACAACCCCCTCGAACCGGCTTAGCGAAAACCGTAGCAGATGCCTGGCCTGGCGGGATACATCTTCGTCTATTCCCGCCTGTTTGCTGTTTATTTCAAGTATCATCACGGGTCCCCTTTTTTAAAAA encodes the following:
- the ccsB gene encoding c-type cytochrome biogenesis protein CcsB, whose product is MDSSLLLGVTTFAYLLAAVLYVALFVFRAGKLGLAATTATLVALLINTAGIALRWVESHQMGIGYAPLSNMYESLVFFAWSIALFYLWLEYRYKNRFLGAFAMPFAALAMILAEMKNPAITPLVPALQSNWLIAHVVTCFIGYAAFAVACGLGAMYLLKNRAESRRKAGKLLAQLPCLKVIEDIIHKTLVFGFFWLTAGIISGAVWANSAWGTYWSWDPKETWSLVTWFVYAAALHFRFTRGWAGQRVAWFAIIGFASVMFTYYGVNYVLSGLHSYG